A stretch of the Takifugu flavidus isolate HTHZ2018 chromosome 1, ASM371156v2, whole genome shotgun sequence genome encodes the following:
- the LOC130529071 gene encoding protein FAM117A-like isoform X1, with protein sequence MSGRSGLGQSRGATLGPQPLKATIPYQLTSKPRLNRTDGKSAGKARIHQLSSGMRRTMSLDAIIGPYLQGQWPKEPESSSHKDKSTQTPALWADESQSRRSSSSHKRSASWGSAENLREIAKLKQQLQRSKAAVPGGGDKDCQQGYPQGGCSLGTTQTRPIPIPLAPLSTLVPPLRCSVEGLNQELEGMFICQPPHPQHRLLEVPDGHRAPIPPQSCSSGSQSDRATTPLSTNSSPSSPLTYTSSSDDVQPDVCQGLRGGGGLSVSSPFSSQNEADFSMPILLSSSPGPNKSCCFQREPPEGCEKVRFWEETSTIQKLKPAVISSCPDPNKINFTPHGGSAFCPVSLLKPLLPSMDLLFRSLAVSPADGCLSEEPGSCAATPPDPAVASAVMGDSSGKGLVF encoded by the exons ATGTCTGGCCGAAGTGGACTTGGACAATCGCGGGGAGCGACTTTGGGTCCGCAGCCCCTCAAAGCTACTATTCCCTATCAGCTGACCTCCAAGCCTCGACTGAACCGAACAGATGGCAAATCAG CAGGAAAGGCCAGAATTCACCAGCTGAGCTCTGGCATGAGGAGGACAATGTCCCTTGATGCTATCATTGGTCCGTACCTGCAGGGACAGTGGCCGAAAGAGCCAGAGAGCTCCTCTCATAAGGACAAGTCCACCCAG actcCAGCCTTGTGGGCAGATGAATCCCAAAGCAGGAGAAGTAGCAGCAGCCACAAACGATCTGCATCGTGGGGCAGTGCTGAGAATCTGCGAGAG ATTGCTAAGCTAAAACAACAACTACAGAGAAGCAAAGCTGCAGTCCCAGGTGGGGGTGACAAAGACTGCCAGCAGGGTTATCCTCAGGGCGGCTGCAGCCTAGGAACTACTCAG ACTCGGCCCATTCCCATCCCCCTCGCTCCCCTGTCAACACTGGTTCCTCCACTGCGATGCAGCGTGGAGGGCCTCAACCAGGAGCTGGAAGGAATGTTCATCTGTCAGCCACCACATCCACAACACAGG ctcctgGAGGTTCCAGATGGCCACCGGGCACCGATTcctccacagagctgcagcagtggaTCTCAGAGTGACCGGGCCACCACGCCGCTGTCCACAAACTCCTCCCCAAGCTCCCCTCTCACCTATACCTCCAGCTCTGACGACGTGCAGCCTGACGTCTGTCAAG GCCTGAGAGGTGGTGGAGGCTTGtccgtctcctctcctttctcctcccagAATGAGGCCGACTTCTCCATGCCGATACTATTGTCTTCCTCCCCAGGACCAAACAAAAGTTGCTGCTTTCAGAGAGAGCCTCCAGAGGGTTGTGAGAAAGTCCGATTCTGGGAGGAAACCAG cACTATACAGAAACTCAAACCAGCTGTCATCTCTTCCTGCCCAGACCCTAACAAAATAAACTTCACCCCCCATGGGGGCTCCGCTTTCTGCCCCGTCAGCCTCTTAaagcccctcctcccctccatgGACCTGTTGTTCCGTAGCCTTGCCGTCTCTCCTGCGGATGGCTGCTTGAGCGAGGAGCCGGGCTCCTGCGCGGCCACCCCCCCGGATCCTGCCGTGGCCTCCGCCGTGATGGGCGACAGCTCAGGGAAGGGTCTGGTGTTCTGA
- the LOC130529071 gene encoding protein FAM117A-like isoform X2: MSGRSGLGQSRGATLGPQPLKATIPYQLTSKPRLNRTDGKSGKARIHQLSSGMRRTMSLDAIIGPYLQGQWPKEPESSSHKDKSTQTPALWADESQSRRSSSSHKRSASWGSAENLREIAKLKQQLQRSKAAVPGGGDKDCQQGYPQGGCSLGTTQTRPIPIPLAPLSTLVPPLRCSVEGLNQELEGMFICQPPHPQHRLLEVPDGHRAPIPPQSCSSGSQSDRATTPLSTNSSPSSPLTYTSSSDDVQPDVCQGLRGGGGLSVSSPFSSQNEADFSMPILLSSSPGPNKSCCFQREPPEGCEKVRFWEETSTIQKLKPAVISSCPDPNKINFTPHGGSAFCPVSLLKPLLPSMDLLFRSLAVSPADGCLSEEPGSCAATPPDPAVASAVMGDSSGKGLVF, encoded by the exons ATGTCTGGCCGAAGTGGACTTGGACAATCGCGGGGAGCGACTTTGGGTCCGCAGCCCCTCAAAGCTACTATTCCCTATCAGCTGACCTCCAAGCCTCGACTGAACCGAACAGATGGCAAATCAG GAAAGGCCAGAATTCACCAGCTGAGCTCTGGCATGAGGAGGACAATGTCCCTTGATGCTATCATTGGTCCGTACCTGCAGGGACAGTGGCCGAAAGAGCCAGAGAGCTCCTCTCATAAGGACAAGTCCACCCAG actcCAGCCTTGTGGGCAGATGAATCCCAAAGCAGGAGAAGTAGCAGCAGCCACAAACGATCTGCATCGTGGGGCAGTGCTGAGAATCTGCGAGAG ATTGCTAAGCTAAAACAACAACTACAGAGAAGCAAAGCTGCAGTCCCAGGTGGGGGTGACAAAGACTGCCAGCAGGGTTATCCTCAGGGCGGCTGCAGCCTAGGAACTACTCAG ACTCGGCCCATTCCCATCCCCCTCGCTCCCCTGTCAACACTGGTTCCTCCACTGCGATGCAGCGTGGAGGGCCTCAACCAGGAGCTGGAAGGAATGTTCATCTGTCAGCCACCACATCCACAACACAGG ctcctgGAGGTTCCAGATGGCCACCGGGCACCGATTcctccacagagctgcagcagtggaTCTCAGAGTGACCGGGCCACCACGCCGCTGTCCACAAACTCCTCCCCAAGCTCCCCTCTCACCTATACCTCCAGCTCTGACGACGTGCAGCCTGACGTCTGTCAAG GCCTGAGAGGTGGTGGAGGCTTGtccgtctcctctcctttctcctcccagAATGAGGCCGACTTCTCCATGCCGATACTATTGTCTTCCTCCCCAGGACCAAACAAAAGTTGCTGCTTTCAGAGAGAGCCTCCAGAGGGTTGTGAGAAAGTCCGATTCTGGGAGGAAACCAG cACTATACAGAAACTCAAACCAGCTGTCATCTCTTCCTGCCCAGACCCTAACAAAATAAACTTCACCCCCCATGGGGGCTCCGCTTTCTGCCCCGTCAGCCTCTTAaagcccctcctcccctccatgGACCTGTTGTTCCGTAGCCTTGCCGTCTCTCCTGCGGATGGCTGCTTGAGCGAGGAGCCGGGCTCCTGCGCGGCCACCCCCCCGGATCCTGCCGTGGCCTCCGCCGTGATGGGCGACAGCTCAGGGAAGGGTCTGGTGTTCTGA